The nucleotide window TTGGACGGAGGAACTGCTGCAATTGCAGATTTAGATTTCTGATCTTTAATGGTATTACTTTTCAttttcaatataaaaataataataatcaaaccTTAATTCCAAATTAATTAAGGTTAGTTACgtgaattttttattattatttttaatcataaaatttattaaaaataaaaattaaaaattttgaaatattcaTCATTGcagttaaaattttaaattatttgtattaTGATCGAATAATAACTTATAATATAATCTCTTAATTAGTCCATTCGAATACAAATGTGACAACTGGAAAATACCctacaaattttttattttttattcaatataCGTAACAATAataattcaattttattaaaatttttaattaaaatttcaaatatttacaaTTTTAAATATTCCACTGACTTGcagtttttagtttttttttttttttaatttgacgcATTTAACATCACAGTGCAGCATATCATATATCATTTGCAAACATgattaatagaaaataaaaaaatgtgccatttaaatgctaaaaaagaGGTAAAGATACATTTATAAATATTCAGAATGATAATGTCCCATGGCGGATTGGAGCACCGAGGACAACCTCCATATCAAGGTTTTACAAGTGGATTTgttcttcaaatttctttaagattAATAATGCATTTGGAATCCACAGGCATTATTCCAATCTGAAATGTTCATTTACAGTATTTTTTGAACCACACCCCTATGTTGAGGAAGCTTTCAAAGTCTGACTGAGGTCTGCAGAAAAAGGAAGATGCATCAAGCTTCATCTGAAACGTTAATGAATTTTGAAATATGCAAGAAAAGCATTTAATCCTCATTTTACCTATCAATTCCATGAACATCATTGGGAAACATGAGGATTTTGACCTCTACTCCTCTCTCTTTCAGTGCCCGTGCATACTGCACATTCCAAacatcaaattaaattaattttgtgaattatttattataatattacatCCAGAAAATTCCCACCAATTCATGTCTCAGATTTTCAATCACGTCATCATTCCATGGTCTGAAAACAGTTGTCACTGCCATAAAAACTAAAATAACTTGTATATTATTGATCATATATTGAAAGGTTAAATATCTTACTTGCAACACATTAGACATTGGAACGCGGAGATCCTGAGCACCTATAAGAAAGATTGTCGGTGTTTTGACCTGCACAAATCATCAAAAACATGGTTCAACAGCAAAGATCTTCAAAGTATGAACGCCCAGTCCCACTATGCAACAGATATATTTGCCAGGATGTATAATTCGAGGCTGTAGAATGCAAGTCCATTATTATTGCAGCAACTTCAGCTGACCAAAGGTCAAACACTCTAATAATCCAGGCTATGTCAATAACTAAAGAAATTTGTTTTTCCTTGCAAAGAAACATGAATTTATTCTTGACCTTTTTGTTTTCCTTCGCTACACATTTTGTTCTAAAACCATATATGATCTACCAAAAGCACAAAATCCTCATGCAAACTGCTTCTACCAATGGCGTTTGCATGCATAGGCATAATTGCCAATTGGCGCAACTGCCCACGAACAAGTAGCATGCACATGCATTATTGGGAATCCAGATACAATAGCCTCTCAAGTTGTCCAGCAACATTGAATAACCATTCTTGCATCATTAATTTTCACAGTTAGAAATGCAGCCATACGTGTTTGATAAGATTTTTTTAGTTCATTTTATTTGGATCAGAACATGTACTGCTTTTTTTCCTTAGTGCTTCTATTGGAAGCCCCAGAATCAGCATATAAAACATTATGCTTGAAAACTCTTCTAGGGTACCTTTCCAATGTGTGATATAGGGGACTTGCTGTGAAATAGACCCAGGTCCTCAGCTGAAGGTGCTTCCGTGAATTTATTTTTCCCATCAATCCCATAAGTTTCCACATAGCACCAATCAGGAATATCTGTTGTACCAACCATTGATGAAAGATTACAGACAGGATTTCTCGCAGCTGCTGCAACAAACTTATCAGGTGCCTGTGGAAAGTTAAGAAGAAATTTCCTCCGTTAAGACATCCATTTAATATTACAAACCTTATCATCCAGTCTACTAAAGACAATTGACCATCATTAGGACACAACGCAAATATCATGGTAGAAAACAGAGCACCTGGCCAATTAAGTGTGTGGTGAGAAAGCCACCATGGGAACCACCAAGCACAGCTATGCTAGAGGGGCTAGCAAGACCCATGTCAATGACATGATCTATAGCAGTGAGTACATCACTAACATCCTGTGGATAAAGAGCTCATGTTAGTGCACATGAAATGCTTTAGTATAAACTCTGTTATATcatttaaacatataaatatgGGCTTTActagataaaaaaataaagtgtTAAAGTTGTTCAGGGATGCAGTTTTTTTTATCTTGGCGATATTACTTGTACAAGAATAAGAacaatggagaaaaaaaaaaaactaaagaaagATAAataggagagaagaaaaagataaaGAGTGAAGTGGAGAAACCACAGGAGAAAAGAGGACTCTTTTAAGGAATTAAAATCTAATCAGATACAAAGAAGCCTCATCTTCAACTTAAACAAAATCAAATCACATTATTAAGCATGCATGGCAAACTAGATCCAGAGCAAGCACCTGGGATCCGATTTTTCCTGGAAGAGATTGCAATGCTTCCTCGCCAAATCCTATTGAACCTCTGAGATCAATCAGAGTGTTAGAAAAATGCTTGAAAGAAGATCAATGCACACTGAAATTTCATTTATACAGGCAAAACAGCCTCAACTGGATCACAATAGAATGTGATTCAGCACAGTACAGCATACGAATAAGCTTGAAGATTATTCTGATTAAACTTAAAAATGATAAGTTTGAAGCTTTCTCTAACCTGTAATTTACAATCAATAAGCTATAACCAATTGAAGATAGAAATGCCAGAGACTTTGAGAAGCTTGACAATGATGCAGAATGTGGGCCTCCATGAAGCATTACTATTAGCGGATCACAAACACCGTTCTTCTTAGAATTGGAGGACACAAATATAGCTTCAAAAGGTTTGCTAGAGCCTGAGAAGAAATTCACATAAACAGGTCTCCAATAAATTTCATCAACATAGAAGGAGCTATAATTGAAACATAGGATGCATATAATTCATATCCTCACATATGAAACgtaatttatattttactttATAAAACCTGTTCATCAAATTTGGTGCTAGATGGACTGATAATCAAGGAAAATGCTAGAATTTAAGAAGCAGGTGTTCAAAATATGAAGGAAAAATTCCAGTGTTGTGTTTCATGTAAAATCAGCTTGAGTTGCAGAAACACCAttatcttttcttttatgttGAGCAATTCAATGAATTTGACAAATATTCACCATACTTTTCCCTGAAACAATGTTCAGAGATAAACTGAAAATCATCAGTAAGATCCATATTACACTATTTCAGTACCTAACTTGCTTTCACAAAAAAAATCTGTGATAAACATCCCACCATACATGCCATCAATGGACAAATATACACAAAGCAATATCTTTGTTTctttcttcatttcttcttctCAAGGGAATTTTATCTCAACAGCACACCTTTACAAAAATGCTATGATTACGAAAAGCACATGCGTACTAGACACTAAGTACTATTATCATAATTCATAGGGAGACATAATTTAGTCTGAAGGCTGTAGGAATTAGACTGTAATTAGTATGTGTCCGAAAAGGGATATTTGTCTTGTGCCTGTTGATTTGAATACAAAACTCATATTGCATATTGTACCTTTTGTCAGGCAACTGGAAACATCCTTGACTGGGATCTTCAGTATATCAAACTGCCGAGAAGAGAGCAAGGATCTCACCTGTACCAAGAAGAGGCTCTGACATTAAAAATGATAATCTATAGACTGACAAGCAAAATTAGCATATCATAGAAAAGCCCAGTAATACATACCTTCTCAGAGCATCTAAATATTGGGCTCAATATATCTAACCAATTCCATGTAGTATTTCTAGTTGCCTTTTCAACAAGACAACCATACCTGATCCCAGGCAAATCAACTGGACTGCTAGATACTGGCATAAGGACAAAAAAATGAAATCTTTTATTTCAACTCTCTTCACTTTCAAATGATAGATTACAGCATTGGGTTTTACCAGCAATAATGTTGTCCCCATCCAGAGCATGAAGATTCCAAGAAAACTTTGAGTCAGTAGGACTAATGCATTTTACATCCCCACTGTAATTTGATAATCATATCATGAATCAAATAGGAACAAGATTATAAAAATCATGCCCATGAAAAGAGATGGATGACTATTAGAATTTACCTTAACACATTCACAGAAAGTAAAACTTGACTGCTGCCCCACACTGAAGATAAAATCATAGTGGATCCATCAGAAAGCCATGGATTCCTAAGGAATTCTGAACAATAAAGTCCAGGGAAACAACCATCCTCTGAGCACTGCACAACAGGAATCTGCAAGAATTATAGAAGAAAATTCTCAGTATAACTAGACAATAATTATGATAACAAAAGGTTGAGAGAAGTCGAAGAGAAGAAACATATGACATTATCGACTTCTATAGTTatattgaataatttttttttttttttgccttttgtTAAAAAAAAGGACAAATTCTCTATTTATGTCTGCCAATCGATGATTTAAGATTGTTTTCTTTGTCATTCACTTAAATGATCATTTTTCTAATATATCCAATGACTACCAGCATCTCAATGTCGCATCACCTCTGTCCTTATCAGTTTGCTGCTTTTGACCACATGTTCACTCTAACAAAGAATTCAACAGAGCTTGATTTATATTCATTGCACAATTTCAGGGAGAATGAAGTTCTATGATCTGTGAATTTGGTACTGTTTGATCATCAATGATCTTGTTGATTAATATTGATATCAATGATCAACATAGGCAAATTTCTAGTTATAAATATAGCACATTTAACATCCCAGAAAAACAACCCAAtctttccctaccaaatctgtaaATATAGAAAGcacaagccaaaaaaaaaaaaaaaatctggttCTGATTATTTTGTTATGTGAGCTCATACACGGGCCCATTGTAGCCATTTATGTGCTTGACTAAACATTCACAAAGGTGTCAATGTTTGTAACTCTCTCACAAATGCATAAGAAACCAAGCAGTTACACATGAAATGAATAATTTTAAACTTGCCCAACAGAATTCAACAAATTTAGATTGAAAGATAACACTGTGAAGAGCTCACCACATCAAAAATTTTTGCAGGTGCGCTCAACTGTCCATTAACTGGCCAATCAATTTTGTGAAGTGAATTTGTTGCTGAATGCGCACCAGAATCTACAGAACTTTTGGCAGACAAAAACACAAGGAAGCTTCCGTCTGGACTGGATATGAAAAATTCACATTCACATCATAATAATGTGATCAGCTATGAGGGTGTTGgccaaatttatattttatggaGTTTTCTTAATGCATCTGAATGCTTTGCAAACAAAAACATAAGGAACCTTCCATATAGAATGGATATGAAGAACACACATAAGCATGATGAACATACAAATATGCAATCTGCTAGAATAATACTGTTTAAATTGTACGTAGATTATATTTGCAAGTTATAAAATATCTTACATTTTCCAATTAACCACAGGGGTGTTAAATGGTAATGAAGGATATAGGGACAGCATTGATGATTAGCTGATATGCCAACACTTTAGAGTTAGCCAAGCCAGATTTCACATAATCTTTCAACAAATAACCACTTAACAAGAATCAATACACCTGCACAACTATGCACAAGAGCACTTtgcaacacacacacacatgaaAGAAATGATTCAAGTATTTAACCTCAAAGTTATGCCGATGCTCATTCTCTAAAAGACCAATTGTAGGAAgagttagttaactataaatcAAGGCAGAATTCCCATGAAAATCTGTTTGCTTAGAATACAATGGGGAGAAAgcggaagagagggagagagagaaaaagagagagtaaCAAGAGTACTATGTCAAACTATAACTGATCCAAAAACTAATCCCAAAGAGGAACTGGAAAACAACATAAGtccattatatttatatataagaaGGATGATGTCGCATTTCAAACTGAAAAGATGTGTCCAGTCTAGGATTCAGAAGACATTCAATTTTCCAAGAAAATATATATTTGCTGCAGGCTGCAGCTACAGATACtcctaaaaaaaaattttcaacacTTGAAGGAGCGCACTGCAAGGGTGACACACTGAAATTGATTGAAAAGATCAGGTTTATAGCCTATAATGAATCCCCAAAACCAAGCATCTGAGTGGGCATACCTGAACAATGGATAGAAGGCACTACTTATGCTTTGAGTTAGGTTGAGCACACATGAGCCTTTAATAGGACTACCTCTGGAagattgaaagaaataaaaaattagataCATATCACAGTTAGAATACTCAACCTCTAAATGAAATTATTCACAGGAAGAAAATGTATAATAAATAACATAAGCACTATAAAAAAAGGACACACTTGAATTCAAATGCATTAGCCTCTGATTTATAAACTGGTGCTTGAACTGCATACAATGCACAGGGCCTATTGTAGCAGTATTTTATGCCAAGCTTTCTTGGATCTGATGACCAACCCACAAAAACTAAATACTGATTCGATCCTTCAGTTGATGGAGCCCACACAACTTGTCCAACACTCAAAGACTTTGCAATTCCTTTAATAGGTTGTACGTCTCCACTGTTGCAACATAAGGCAAGTACAAATTATGATTGGACATCCAAAGAAAAATGATATTTTACCTTATCACTGTACCAAGGACAACAAAGACTAGAAGAACAACACCTGCTGATGCTAATGACAAAGAGAGCAGGCTGCCTTTTCCCTGCATAGGTCTCTCCCCAATCTTCCTCCCATTCCCCTTGACCTTTCCAGCTACCACTGTCCTTATCTGTGGAAGCACTGCACTTTTTGTAGCCCAGATCACTGAACACAGGCTTGGAGGGAGATGGTTCCTCAGCAACATAAGCAACGAGAGTTTCATCAGAGTTCCAAGATATTCCCTCAAacctataaaataaaaaattattcaatatTTTGAGGTTCCATACCAAAGACGTGTGAAAATATATCAACCAAGAAGTACCACTAATATACTACAACCACAGCCAATGCTACATTGCTATCAGTAGTTCATTTCAGCAGTTGTAATACTTAGTGtctgtttggtttaactgttgaatacagctGATAACTGTTAGCCACTGTTAGCTAATAGCTGATAGTTGGTAACTGATGATAGCTGATTTATGTTAAGCGTTTGGTAAAACTATATTTAGCTGTTGTTGTTGATGTATGAAATGACCAATAagagtatatattatataatttattttattattgaattaaatataaaattataaatttattttattatttattttattattaaattaaatatacaattattaaattaatatattatatcatttattatattattaaaataaatatataattattaatctattatattatatcatttatttcattattgaaataagaaaataattaaatttttttaaaaaataattaaataacattaaaaatatagataaaatagtaaagtaattattattattgataaagaaaaagcttataatcaattttaagttttcagaaataaataaatattttatattttatgttattaataaaaaatattttaacaaagttaaaatacgttaattaaaatacgttaattataaatgaaaaatataaaaatattaataatattaattttcgagttaaataaaaaaggacaatatagtcaaaataaaaaataaaatcaaatcagttaTTGCTGATGAGAAACAAATCTAAAAATATACAAACTGCTCATTAGCTATAAGCTTTGTTTTTTTAAACTTACTAAACACTCTAATTTAGCTATCAGCAGCACACAGCACCCAACAGGTGAAACAAACACTCCCCTTAAAATAGACCGACTTATACAACCAAAAGGCATGTACATGTAAAAGGAAAATTCCACCAGCCCAGCACTAAATACTCAATGAAGCCACCAAAGGAAAAACTAGATTCGCATAATCACTTACCATCCATCAGTATATACTGAACCATGAACAGATTGTGGGATGTGGAATTCCTTTTCTACCTGACCTTGGCTCCAGATTTCAAATCGAGTTGGAGATTCATTTTCAGGATTCCGAACTACAAGAAGCTTTGAACCTGATGGTGATGGAACTATTGTAGACACACCTCCCATTTCAATTGGAAACTGGGCCCACTGAAAGTTCACAAAACTGCTACTTTCTTTTGAAATTATAGCTGATAGAATGAATTTCCTCCTTTTGTTAGCCAAAAGATTTGCCTGGCTAATTGAAAACATTGCCTGGGAGCCCATTCCTGCACCAAATGTTTTGTGTCTAAATAATTAATGACAGAAAAAGAATGTAACAGAGGAGAAATGCAAAGTTAGAAAATCACAAGTCATACCGCTGTTAGACTTAAAAGTCCACGCCTTGTCAATACTGGAGATACTTGTGAACTCTTGAAGCAGCTTGGACTGTGAAGCATACTCTTCCTCAGTACTAGCATCCAACCCCAGTGGCAATTCCTTTGGCGAAGCATCTTTTGAAGCATCCATGGCTGAAATGGCAAAAGATATTTTACTGCAAATCAAGAAGAAATAAACTCAACagacagaaaataaccaaaactcaATTTCTCAATCAGAAACAAAACCATCAATTCGTAGTAAAGAAAGCGTAACAGAAGCATACAAGAAAGATTTGCTTAGATCAGAATAAAGTAATTAAGAATCAACTTCTCCTTCAAACAAAATATGGCAGATAAAATTTCCCAAATAATAAACAAAGAACACATCCCAGTGAGTAGAAGTTGAAACTAATAGACACAACATTACCAGCTGACACAAGAACAAACATATTCAATACAGTTCTTAGGATTCTAACCAACTATTAAGAGTCTTTCTTGTATATGAAAGTAAACCCAGCTCTAATTTTCGCTTGAATAATATATGAAATTCAACTCTCCGTTAAGGTAGCATTTAGAAGTTCTTTTTACCGATATCCATCACCAACaagaaaatcaattaaaaaaaaaaagtcaacaatGAAAAaggattgaaataaaaaaaaatattaaaatagagATTTTACCTAAACTCAAACAAGTTCCAGATAACAGATCGAACGCAATgcaaggaagaggaagaaatggATTGCTTACGTGAAGAAAGGAATGGGAGCTTTAAGCGGGGCAGTGACAGTGAGGGAGTGATGAGATAAAAAGAGAGGGAGCAACTTCGGAATAAAATTCGCGCAGAAAGGCCAATTACGGCTTCTCATGCAATTGGCCGTCAGGTATCGCGTTGCCATTTGGAGATTCCCATCTGTAGATATTTTCgagatatgtatatatataactcGCGTTTTCTCGTGTTGCAcggtttatttatttttattttaataatatattttaaaatttataacaaaatttttaattttaagttaataattatttaatttgtattaaaatttttaataattatatgttggttaaaattaaattaagtatttattaattattttttaaaatataataatataatatttttatataatagcaaaaataattataagtattCTCAAAGATAAAATGTCGTCTCATACTAAAAAAATCCTATTATATTTGTAAGTACCTTATGATAAaatgaatatataaaatatatatatatatatatattttacctGTGTTTGTTAAGTGATAATGAACTTTTATCCATCAGGATGTTTTGAACATATAAAAATTACTTCTAATAAATAAATAGCATATTGATTAATTAGTTTtatgattatttttaatttaatatattttaataataataaattcagtttaatttaatatagttagtaattatatatttttttaaatttttattatcaattCGATCGTATTTAACTTATAATTGAATTACCtaaaataatcaaatttttattaataatttttattctcaattattattttattaatcataaatcatattttttataaataaaaatgattataaatatacattttaaatatttatttatttaatataaataaatattattttcttttagttttgtTATATTcaattttatcatagttttggtttagttattaaaaatttaattataaaaaattattttgatttaaattaattaattaaatgctcACCCTAATAATAAGTCATACAGGAAAAAAATAACAAGAATAAAGTTTTATAGATAGAGATCATAATCAGAATTGAGTTCAAGTGGAGTCAAAAAAAGCTTAATTAGATCTAAGTCGGACTTTGAATTCAGGCTCGAAAACTATTATATTATATGTGTAACCATTGTCTCAATTTCGATACTGCGTAAGACAAAACAGAAAGTGATCAGTCTCTCAATTttgaataataatatattatttttattaaaaattaatttgtttttatatatttaaatattataactttaataaaaattatatattattgaaattatatttaatctttatgttttaatttatgattatttgtattaaaAAAATTTGCCTCCATCATGTTTTCCGCAGAAAAGTTTCCAGTCTTACtctatttttttaatgaaaatgaaaaaataatatttttttcagaaGAAATTATGGTAAAGCTAAGGGCGAAACTACATGGAGACTAGATGGGCCTTGGCCGCCCAAGCCCATGGCTCCCAccctttagatttttttttatttaaaattattttaaaagtatatttaaaattaatataaaaaattataaatctcaTTATAGTAAGTATAAATtacaattaaatattatttattatctcatattaaaatatttaataaatatttgtaTTTATCAATCATTCTCAATTtaacataaaaatttattattttatttatttttaatttatttaaaatatattttatccaCTTTTTTAGTAAATTAATGTATAATATGCATTGAacttgataaaattattattattattatttttcaagcATAATAATTTAGTATAATATATTTTAAgtgtataaaaatataaaataattttaaaataattaaatataaatattttaattctattaggTTCTTTGGAAAAGTTTTGCCATTGGGTAGAACGTAAAATGTTGCCACATTTGTTTGAATGTCAACAGGCGAGTAAGGGTAAGGGATCGTTCTTCCTATCTCGCTTCCATTGGAGTTTGGGTTAGAATGTAAAGGGATGAATTTCcctctgaatttttt belongs to Hevea brasiliensis isolate MT/VB/25A 57/8 chromosome 4, ASM3005281v1, whole genome shotgun sequence and includes:
- the LOC110673285 gene encoding acylamino-acid-releasing enzyme-like isoform X1; the encoded protein is MATRYLTANCMRSRNWPFCANFIPKLLPLFLSHHSLTVTAPLKAPIPFFTKISFAISAMDASKDASPKELPLGLDASTEEEYASQSKLLQEFTSISSIDKAWTFKSNSGMGSQAMFSISQANLLANKRRKFILSAIISKESSSFVNFQWAQFPIEMGGVSTIVPSPSGSKLLVVRNPENESPTRFEIWSQGQVEKEFHIPQSVHGSVYTDGWFEGISWNSDETLVAYVAEEPSPSKPVFSDLGYKKCSASTDKDSGSWKGQGEWEEDWGETYAGKRQPALFVISISSGDVQPIKGIAKSLSVGQVVWAPSTEGSNQYLVFVGWSSDPRKLGIKYCYNRPCALYAVQAPVYKSEANAFEFKGSPIKGSCVLNLTQSISSAFYPLFSPDGSFLVFLSAKSSVDSGAHSATNSLHKIDWPVNGQLSAPAKIFDVIPVVQCSEDGCFPGLYCSEFLRNPWLSDGSTMILSSVWGSSQVLLSVNVLSGDVKCISPTDSKFSWNLHALDGDNIIAVSSSPVDLPGIRYGCLVEKATRNTTWNWLDILSPIFRCSEKVRSLLSSRQFDILKIPVKDVSSCLTKGSSKPFEAIFVSSNSKKNGVCDPLIVMLHGGPHSASLSSFSKSLAFLSSIGYSLLIVNYRGSIGFGEEALQSLPGKIGSQDVSDVLTAIDHVIDMGLASPSSIAVLGGSHGGFLTTHLIGQAPDKFVAAAARNPVCNLSSMVGTTDIPDWCYVETYGIDGKNKFTEAPSAEDLGLFHSKSPISHIGKVKTPTIFLIGAQDLRVPMSNVLQYARALKERGVEVKILMFPNDVHGIDRPQSDFESFLNIGVWFKKYCK
- the LOC110673285 gene encoding acylamino-acid-releasing enzyme-like isoform X2; protein product: MDASKDASPKELPLGLDASTEEEYASQSKLLQEFTSISSIDKAWTFKSNSGMGSQAMFSISQANLLANKRRKFILSAIISKESSSFVNFQWAQFPIEMGGVSTIVPSPSGSKLLVVRNPENESPTRFEIWSQGQVEKEFHIPQSVHGSVYTDGWFEGISWNSDETLVAYVAEEPSPSKPVFSDLGYKKCSASTDKDSGSWKGQGEWEEDWGETYAGKRQPALFVISISSGDVQPIKGIAKSLSVGQVVWAPSTEGSNQYLVFVGWSSDPRKLGIKYCYNRPCALYAVQAPVYKSEANAFEFKGSPIKGSCVLNLTQSISSAFYPLFSPDGSFLVFLSAKSSVDSGAHSATNSLHKIDWPVNGQLSAPAKIFDVIPVVQCSEDGCFPGLYCSEFLRNPWLSDGSTMILSSVWGSSQVLLSVNVLSGDVKCISPTDSKFSWNLHALDGDNIIAVSSSPVDLPGIRYGCLVEKATRNTTWNWLDILSPIFRCSEKVRSLLSSRQFDILKIPVKDVSSCLTKGSSKPFEAIFVSSNSKKNGVCDPLIVMLHGGPHSASLSSFSKSLAFLSSIGYSLLIVNYRGSIGFGEEALQSLPGKIGSQDVSDVLTAIDHVIDMGLASPSSIAVLGGSHGGFLTTHLIGQAPDKFVAAAARNPVCNLSSMVGTTDIPDWCYVETYGIDGKNKFTEAPSAEDLGLFHSKSPISHIGKVKTPTIFLIGAQDLRVPMSNVLQYARALKERGVEVKILMFPNDVHGIDRPQSDFESFLNIGVWFKKYCK